A single Anopheles funestus chromosome 2RL, idAnoFuneDA-416_04, whole genome shotgun sequence DNA region contains:
- the LOC125760768 gene encoding filamin-A isoform X5, with amino-acid sequence MTELKTQYTWPCESNPVTDDGTPQYYQELQQQQQPRNYDDPDADEEAEMEAERDLAEDAQWKRIQQNTFTRWANEHLKIINQTIANLESDLSDGLRLIALIEVLSQKRMSKHNKRPTFRSQKLENVSVALKFLEVEGIKIVNIDSSDIVDCKLKLIMGLIWTLILHYSISLPMWEGDENGDNLANGNGASPKQRLMNWIHRLVPDLPINNFTSDWTNGKAVGALVDAVAPGLCPDWPMWDPKDAVQNAAEAMGLADDWLNVRQLIRPEEMVNPNIDEQSMMTYLSQYPNAKLKSGAPLRPRTNHSSVPPPRVRAYGPGIEPTGPTVGAPANFTVETFSAGKGNVDVAVHNPNGNPEKVDCRFNNDKNLTYSVSYIPKLEGPHKVYVKFNGRDIPKSPYEVQVESQAGDASKVTASGPGLLPDGVVVGKQTYFDITTKDAGKGTPEVIILDPANHKTSVAAKLRQLGTDQWRCEYTAKQVGLHSVNVFFCGQQIRGSPYGVRVAPVCDSRKVRASGRGLQPVGVRVNDDDVTFRIFTEGAGEGVPEVKIFGPGGVVPEHNIRKLDATTYEAQYIPLKEGRYKILVLYGGQEIPKSPFEVTVGPQKHTSIVAYGPGLKSGMVGQPACFVVETNGETGNLGFSIAGPSQAEIECHDNGDGSALVKYHPTAPGEYAVHILCDNEDIPKSPHIAQVLPKADDFHPELVKVTGPGVEKNGGVIVGKPTEFTVDATRAGSAPLEVKINDVFSNTIAHKITQTESGTKKISYTAPTAEPVTVEVNYGGVAVPQSPFRVNVSTPLDASKVQFFGPWLEPGVKPNAATHFNVDARAAGNGLLEVNLIHEESKQKVSVRIIDNNDNTYAVEVIPPLAGTYSTNLLYGGLKVPLSPKVTVSPPVDVSKIKVDGLEPSVVMNSPTDFLVDMSKVGDDVDRSKLSCNIFDPRGNEIPSKLVPSDSADDVFRIMYTPFEAGRHTIELLYDNVPVPGSPFVVNVKSGCDPSRCRAYGPGLEGALTDKMATFTVETRGAGAGGLSLAIEGPSEAKMSCTDNRDGSCDVEYLPTEPGEYDVTIRFAEKHIPGSPFRVVVNESTRPEKVKVYGPGIEHGQVYDGIPAQFFIDCGAAGPGKIAVKLSSSEGKPITAQVQDKGEGVYGVTYVPPKEGSSITANVRFADQDVSCSPFVMIVSPAPNDAPVKVYGDATTKKSLPASLPAKFQIDAPKAKAKEDINVSIKGPDGKPLVPKMEQEPDGTYAVSFVPDECGPYNVSIKCGGKDVLGSPFLLQAIPTGEADKCKMVQAVPVNQEYGKKNHFAVDAREAGTGAVTCKIVSHSEASDVDIDIIEKDGFFDIFYVLKDPGDYDLDIKFGGQNIPNGTFTIKAVDNVEEQITKSATSSSKTTSSATSENHSYQHQESYIEQVSSVSKSKQYIQQTASEEFLVRERLVNGKHDSVSTLNSVQQLSTTTTSSSATNGNGTTEHDNRPNGTTQSANRFHDFKLDRLNIPQTGGPVTAEVKMPSGQVDKPFIDDNHDGTVSIRYEPKEEGIHELAVKYNGEHVQGSPFKFHVDSISSGYVTAYGPGLVHGVTGEPAQFIISTKGAGAGGLQMAVEGPSKADITYHDNKDGTVSVSYLPTAPGEYKISVRFGDKHIKGSPYFAKITGEGRKRNQISVGSCSEVTLPGVISDNDLRSLNASIQAPSGLEEPCFLKRMPTGNIGISFTPREIGEHTVSVKRLGKHIANSPFKVNVCEREVGDAKKVLVTGNALKEGKTHQDNVFSIDTRNAGYGGLSLSIEGPSKAEIQCTDKDDGTLNIAYKPTEPGYYIVNLKFADHHVTGSPFTVKVSGEGTNRQREKIQRQREAVPITEVGSQCKLTFKMPGITSFDLSATVTSPGGVSEDAEIQEIEDGLYAVHFIPKELGVHTVSVKYKQIHIPGSPFQFTVGPLKDTGAHLVKAGGPGLEHGEQGVASEFNVWTREAGGGTLAISVEGPSKAEIEFKDRKDGSCDVSYVVSEPGDYRIGLKFNDRHIPDSPFKVYVSPAMGEAHKLEVAQFPTGCVQADKPAQFMVRKNGAKGELDAKVVAPSNNEDDCFIQLIDQDQYSVRFYPRENGIHAIHVKFNGVHIPGSPYRIKVGKDDVDPAAVHASGKGLGDVKTGEKTDLIIDTCNAGAGTLAVTVDGPAKVAMDCTEVEEGYKVRYTPLLPGHYYMTIKYNQMHIVGSPFKINCTGESLAEAGGQETSSVIVETVAKVSKGGNRTGVILPIFKSDASKIQSKGMGLKKAYMGKQNQFTVNAGDAGNNILFVGIYGPKGPCDEVFIKHTGRNQYTVNYLVRERGDYILLVKWGDDHIPGSPFKVEV; translated from the exons GGCACCCCGCAGTACTACCAGgaactgcaacagcagcagcaaccgcgcAACTACGACGATCCGGACGCGGACGAGGAGGCCGAGATGGAAGCGGAACGAGACCTGGCCGAAGACGCGCAGTGGAAGCGAATACAGCAAAACACGTTCACGCGCTGGGCCAATGAGCACCTGAAGATCATCAACCAAACAATTGCCAATCTCGAGAGCGATCTGTCCGACGGTTTGCGACTGATCGCGCTAATCGAGGTCCTGTCACAGAAGCGCATGAGCAAACACAATAAGCGGCCCACCTTCCGTAGCCAGAAGCTGGAGAATGTGTCCGTTGCGCTCAAGTTCCTCGAGGTGGAGGGTATCAAAATTGTCAACATCG ATTCTTCTGACATTGTAGACTGTAAGCTGAAGCTGATAATGGGTCTGATTTGGACATTGATTCTGCATTACTCCATCTCGCTACCAATGTGGGAAGGTGACGAAAATGGAGACAACTTGGCTAATGGAAATGGGGCCTCACCGAAGCAACGGCTAATGAACTGGATACACCGGCTGGTACCGGATCTACCCATCAATAACTTCACTTCGGACTGGACTAATGGTAAAGCTGTCGGAGCCCTCGTAGACGCGGTGGCTCCCGGCCTCTGTCCAGATTGGCCGATGTGGGATCCGAAAGACGCGGTTCAAAATGCTGCCGAAGCAATGGGTCTGGCGGACGACTGGCTAAACGTGCGTCAGCTAATTCGACCAGAGGAAATGGTGAATCCCAACATCGACGAACAGTCCATGATGACTTATCTGTCGCAGTACCCCAACGCAAAATTGAAGTCAGGAGCTCCATTAAGACCCCGCACTAATCACAGCAG TGTTCCACCGCCGCG GGTGCGCGCATATGGTCCAGGAATCGAACCAACTGGCCCAACGGTGGGAGCTCCAGCTAATTTTACCGTTGAAACGTTTTCCGCTGGCAAAGGCAACGTTGATGTAGCCGTACATAATCCCAACGGCAATCCGGAAAAGGTAGACTGCCGCTTTAACAACGATAAGAACCTAACGTACTCGGTTTCTTATATCCCGAAGCTGGAGGGACCGCACAAGGTGTACGTAAAGTTCAACGGACGCGACATCCCGAAGAGTCCTTACGAAGTGCAAGTGGAAAGTCAAGCTGGCGATGCGTCGAAGGTGACAGCAAGTGGGCCCGGTCTGCTACCGGATGGTGTTGTGGTCGGCAAACAAACGTACTTCGACATCACGACGAAAGACGCCGGAAAGGGTACCCCTGAGGTGATCATTCTTGATCCCGCAAACCACAAAACATCGGTAGCGGCAAAGCTGCGTCAGCTCGGCACAGACCAATGGCGTTGCGAGTACACAGCAAAGCAAGTCGGACTGCATTCAGTCAACGTGTTCTTCTGCGGGCAACAGATTCGCGGAAGTCCGTACGGAGTGCGTGTCGCTCCGGTATGTGATTCGCGAAAGGTTCGTGCGAGCGGTCGAGGTCTGCAGCCGGTTGGTGTTCGCGTAAACGATGACGATGTCACCTTCCGCATATTTACCGAGGGTGCCGGAGAAGGTGTACCAGAGGTGAAGATATTTGGCCCGGGAGGAGTCGTACCGGAGCATAACATCCGCAAGCTCGATGCCACCACGTACGAAGCACAATACATTCCACTGAAGGAGGGTCGTTACAAAATTCTGGTACTGTACGGTGGCCAGGAGATCCCGAAGTCTCCATTCGAGGTAACGGTCGGGCCACAGAAGCACACTTCAATTGTGGCATATGGGCCAGGACTGAAGTCGGGCATGGTAGGTCAACCTGCCTGTTTTGTCGTTGAGACGAATGGCGAAACTGGAAATCTTGGATTCAGTATTGCTGGACCCTCGCAAGCTGAAATCGAGTGTCATGATAATGGGGACGGATCTGCACTAGTCAAGTATCATCCGACCGCACCGGGAGAGTACGCCGTGCATATACTTTGCGACAACGAGGACATCCCGAAGAGCCCACATATCGCCCAAGTGCTCCCAAAGGCAGACGACTTCCATCCGGAGCTGGTAAAGGTAACCGGACCGGGTGTAGAGAAGAATGGAGGTGTGATCGTGGGTAAACCAACTGAATTTACCGTAGACGCGACTCGGGCCGGTTCGGCACCGCTGGAGGTGAAAATTAACGACGTTTTCTCCAACACCATTGCGCACAAGATCACACAAACGGAGAGCGGGACGAAGAAGATCTCGTACACCGCACCTACAGCTGAACCGGTCACGGTAGAGGTGAACTACGGTGGCGTTGCCGTACCGCAGTCACCTTTCCGTGTGAACGTTTCCACTCCACTGGACGCATCGAAGGTGCAGTTCTTCGGGCCTTGGTTGGAGCCAGGTGTCAAACCGAATGCTGCTACCCATTTCAACGTGGATGCTAG GGCTGCCGGTAATGGACTGCTGGAGGTGAATTTAATTCATGAAGAATCCAAACAGAAGGTTTCGGTACGCATCATCGACAACAACGATAACACGTACGCTGTGGAAGTGATTCCGCCACTAGCGGGCACCTATTCCACGAACTTGCTGTACGGTGGACTGAAAGTGCCACTGTCTCCGAAAGTCACTGTCTCGCCACCAGTAGATGTGTCAAAGATAAAGGTGGACGGACTAGAACCGA GTGTAGTCATGAACTCTCCCACTGATTTCCTGGTCGACATGAGCAAAGTTGGTGATGACGTAGACCGGTCCAAGCTGTCATGCAATATCTTCGATCCGAGGGGCAACGAAATACCCAGCAAATTGGTACCTAGTGACTCAGCCGATGATGTGTTCCGCATCATGTACACACCTTTCGAGGCAGGCAGACACACAATTGAGCTGCTGTACGATAACGTCCCCGTACCAGGATCACCGTTCGTTGTGAATGTCAAATCGGGTTGTGATCCGAGCCGATGTCGCGCATATGGACCAGGGCTGGAAGGTGCACTGACCGATAAAATGGCCACGTTTACGGTGGAAACACGTGGTGCCGGTGCCGGTGGATTGTCGCTGGCGATCGAGGGCCCGTCCGAAGCTAAAATGAGCTGCACCGATAATCGTGATGGTTCGTGCGATGTTGAATATTTACCTACGGAGCCGGGCGAGTATGACGTCACAATACGCTTTGCGGAGAAGCACATCCCCGGATCGCCGTTCAGAGTCGTCGTAAATGAATCGACCCGTCCAGAGAAGGTAAAGGTGTACGGTCCTGGCATAGAGCATGGACAGGTGTACGATGGAATACCGGCACAGTTTTTCATCGATTGTGGTGCCGCTGGTCCGGGAAAAATCGCCGTTAAGCTGAGCTCATCCGAGGGCAAACCTATCACGGCTCAAGTACAGGATAAGGGCGAGGGCGTGTACGGTGTCACGTACGTTCCACCTAAGGAAGGTTCGTCTATTACAGCCAACGTGCGTTTCGCCGATCAGGATGTCAGCTGCAGTCCGTTCGTAATGATCGTTTCACCGGCACCTAATGATGCTCCCGTCAAAGTGTATGGTGATGCGACGACAAAGAAATCGTTGCCCGCTTCCTTACCGGCCAAGTTCCAGATCGATGCTCCCAAGGCCAAAGCTAAGGAGGACATCAATGTCAGTATCAAGGGACCGGATGGAAAACCTCTGGTACCGAAAATGGAACAGGAACCCGATGGTACCTATGCCGTTTCGTTCGTGCCGGATGAATGTGGTCCGTACAATGTCAGTATTAAATGCGGTGGAAAAGACGTACTAGGTTCGCCCTTCTTACTGCAAGCCATACCTACGGGAGAG GCCGATAAGTGCAAAATGGTACAAGCCGTTCCGGTCAACCAAGAGTACGGTAAAAAGAATCACTTTGCCGTCGATGCCAGGGAAGCAGGAACAGGCGCAGTAACGTGTAAAATTGTTTCTCACTCTGAAGCGAG TGACGTGGACATCGATATCATCGAGAAAGATGGATTCTTCGATATATTCTACGTCCTGAAGGATCCTGGAGATTACGATCTGGACATTAAATTTGGCGGTCAAAACATCCCGAATGGAACGTTTACGATCAAG GCCGTCGACAACGTCGAGGAGCAGATTACGAAAAGTGCGACCAGTTCCAGCAAGACTACTTCCTCGGCTACTTCCGAAAACCATAGCTATCAGCATCAGGAGTCGTACATCGAGCAGGTTTCCTCTGTTTCTAAATCGAAACAATACATTCAACAGACTGCTAGTGAAGAGTTTCTT GTCCGGGAGCGATTGGTGAACGGTAAGCACGACAGTGTTTCAACGCTCAACAGCGTACAGCAATTGTCCACAACCACTACCAGCAGCAGTGCAACTAACGGTAACGGAACAACCGAACACGATAACCGTCCAAACGGGACAACTCAATCGGCCAACCGCTTCCACGACTTTAAGCTCGATCGTCTGAACATCCCCCAGACCGGTGGACCCGTAACAG CCGAAGTCAAGATGCCCAGCGGACAAGTAGACAAACCGTTTATCGATGACAATCACGATGGAACCGTGTCGATCCGTTATGAACCGAAGGAGGAAGGTATTCACGAGCTCGCGGTCAAGTACAACGGTGAGCACGTGCAGGGTTCACCGTTCAAATTCCACGTCGATTCGATCTCGTCCGGCTACGTGACGGCGTACGGACCGGGTCTAGTGCATGGAGTCACTGGCGAACCGGCCCAGTTCATCATCTCCACCAAGGGTGCCGGTGCCGGTGGTCTGCAAATGGCCGTGGAAGGACCCAGCAAAGCTGAT ATTACCTACCACGATAACAAGGATGGTACGGTGTCTGTATCGTACCTACCGACCGCTCCTGGTGAATATAAAATTTCGGTCCGCTTTGGTGATAAGCACATCAAGGGCTCACCATACTTCGCGAAAATCACCGGTGAAGGCCGCAAGCGTAATCAAATTTCGGTCGGTTCCTGCTCCGAGGTAACGCTTCCCGGTGTCATCAGCGATAACGATCTGCGTTCGCTGAATGCCTCTATTCAGGCACCGTCCGGGCTGGAGGAGCCCTGCTTCTTGAAGCGCATGCCCACTGGTAACATTGGCATCTCCTTTACTCCTCGTGAAATCGGTGAGCATACGGTGTCGGTGAAGCGACTGGGCAAGCACATTGCCAATTCACCCTTCAAGGTAAACGTATGCGAACGTGAGGTGGGCGATGCAAAAAAGGTGCTCGTAACTGGTAATGCCCTAAAGGAGGGTAAAACGCACCAGGACAACGTGTTCTCGATCGATACGCGCAACGCCGGGTACGGTGGATTGTCACTCTCGATCGAGGGACCCAGCAAGGCGGAGATCCAATGCACGGACAAAGACGATGGCACGCTCAACATCGCCTACAAACCGACTGAGCCGGGCTACTACATCGTCAATCTCAAGTTTGCGGACCATCACGTGACCGGATCACCGTTTACAGTGAAAGTTTCGGGTGAGGGAACCAACCGGCAGCGTGAAAAGATCCAGCGCCAGCGCGAAGCCGTGCCAATCACCGAGGTTGGCAGCCAGTGCAAGCTGACGTTCAAGATGCCTGGCATTACGTCGTTCGATCTGTCTGCTACGGTCACGTCACCCGGCGGCGTCAGCGAGGATGCCGAGATCCAGGAGATCGAAGATGGGCTATATGCAGTGCACTTCATCCCGAAGGAACTGGGCGTGCACACGGTTTCCGTCAAGTACAAGCAGATCCATATTCCTG GATCGCCATTCCAGTTCACTGTTGGCCCGCTTAAGGATACTGGTGCACATCTGGTGAAGGCTGGCGGTCCGGGTCTGGAACACGGCGAACAGGGTGTGGCGTCCGAATTTAACGTGTGGACTCGCGAAGCTGGTGGTGGCACTCTTGCCATCTCCGTCGAAGGCCCCAGCAAGGCGGAGATCGAGTTCAAGGATCGCAAGGATGGCTCTTGCGATGTTTCGTACGTCGTCAGTGAACCAG gCGACTATCGTATCGGCTTGAAGTTCAACGATCGCCATATTCCTGACTCTCCGTTCAAGGTTTATGTCTCGCCTGCTATGGGTGAGGCGCACAAGCTGGAAGTGGCTCAGTTCCCGACTGGGTGCGTGCAAGCGGACAAGCCGGCCCAGTTTATGGTGCGCAAGAACGGTGCCAAGGGTGAACTGGACGCAAAG GTCGTTGCACCATCGAACAACGAGGATGATTGTTTCATTCAGTTGATCGATCAGGATCAGTATTCGGTGCGATTCTACCCGCGCGAGAACGGTATCCATGCGATCCACGTCAAGTTCAACGGTGTGCACATACCCGGCTCCCCATACCGAATTAAGGTGGGCAAGGACGATGTCGATCCGGCGGCCGTACATGCCTCGGGCAAGGGTCTCGGAGATGTCAAGACGGGCGAGAAGACCGATCTGATCATAGACACGTGCAATGCTGGCGCCGGCACGCTCGCGGTTACCGTTGACGGACCGGCCAAGGTGGCGATGGACTGTACGGAAGTGGAAGAGGGATATAAGGTGCGCTACACGCCACTTTTACCGGGCCACTACTACATGACGATCAAGTACAACCAGATGCACATCGTCGGTTCACCGTTTAAGATCAACTGCACCGGTGAGAGTCTTGCCGAAGCGGGCGGTCAGGAAACATCATCGGTTATTGTGGAAACTGTGGCAAAGGTATCGAAAGGCGGTAACCGAACTGGTGTCATTTTACCAATCTTCAAATCGGACGCAAGCAAAATTCAATCGAAGGGAATGGGTCTCAAGAAGGCGTACATGGGCAAGCAGAACCAGTTCACGGTCAATGCCGGCGATGCGG GCAACAACATCCTTTTCGTTGGCATTTACGGACCGAAAGGCCCGTGCGATGAGGTCTTCATAAAGCATACAGGACGCAACCAGTACACGGTCAACTATCTGGTTCGTGAGCGGGGCGACTACATTCTGCTCGTCAAATGGGGTGATGACCACATCCCTGGCTCACCGTTTAAGGTTGAAGTTTAA